ACAATCAACTTTGAATAATATATCCATGAAAAATCCGTCTATATTATCTACTCCCACTACATTAATAATATCTTGTATATGATTTTTGAAATACTCTCTGTAATCACTGTTGAGACAGATAGTATAATAAAAATGTGGTTCAGGTACATCCTGACTATTTATGTACTTTCCCTCTTCATCAATCGCTAGCCATTCTGGGTGTTTTCTGGCTATATATCCATCCCATTGTACCGTTGTATAGATAGGCGCTTTGATGCCATACTTATGACAAGCTTCTATCTGCTGCAATAACAAATCTTTTTTTACAAGATTCGGATGTATCATATCTGGTTGTGACTTGGATGGATAGTATAGGTATCCATGATGACATCTCGCAAAGCATGTAATAGAATTGATGTGTGCATCCTTTAACGTACTAGCAAAATCATCTCCGTCAAAATTCTCAGCTACCCTTGGAATATATTCACTTGTATGAAAATCCAAATGAACTTGCCTGTATCTTAAATCATTCATAATAACCCTTGTATACTAAATATATCAGATTGATACATCAGTATACTCTCCTTTCTTATTTCTGCTTTATATTATTTTCCTATATAATATTTAGATAAACGTTGTGGAGTATTCCATGTTTTACCTACGGCTCGACCGTTGAATGGAGGGTATACCCACAACTATTATTCAAAGGATAAATTAGCTGGTTAACGCTTGACGTTTCATTTACAAGGTCATCCGAATTTTAGTTTGTGGTCGCACAATGTTTAAATATATCTAGGAGGTCTTAACATGCTTTTTATTGGCATTGATGTCGCTTCAAAAAAACATGATGTAATTATTATTTCAGAGTACGGTGAAATCCTTTCAGAGTCTTTTACTATCGAAAACTCTTCTGCTGGATTTAAAAAACTCCATACGGAAATTTCTTCCCATACGGAGCTTTTTGATAACGTCCATATAGGGCTTGAAGAAACTGGTATTTACTCCAGTAACATCCGTGACTTCTTGCACTCTGCCGGTTTCAACGTGTATATGATTAACCCCGTTCTAACCCACCACAGTAGAATGGCATATTCACTAAGAAACACAAAAACTGATAAACTTGACTGCCTTGCAATCTGTAGATATATCATGCATAATTTCACGCATCTCAAACCCTATATATCTACACTATACACGACTTCTGAACTTAAGTCATTATCTAGATTACGTCTAGATAAACTTCATACCCTTGCAAAGGCCAAAATGGAGTTCACTCGATTGCTCCAGATTACTTTCCCTGAGTTTATCAAACACTTCAAACAGCATTCTCAGTGGGCTATGAATCTTTTCTCTTCTTATCCAGCTCCTGCTAAGATTGCTCGTATGCATCTTGACACACTTGTAAGCATTATCAAAATCAAGGGGGATCGTGTTTCTGCTGCTCAATTAATCAAAAATCTTGCTAAAAAAACAATTGGTGATACTTCTATTACCAACTCACTTCTTATAGAGTCTATCATCGATGACATCAATCACTACAACAAACAGATTGCTATTATCGATAAACATCTTGATGCTCTGATGGCTGATTTTGATTTTATAACAACAATACCAGGTGTTGGTAACGTTATTGGTGCTTCTATCATTGGTGAAATCGGTGATATCTCACGCTTTAATTCACCTTCTCAACTATTAGCATTTGCCGGTCTTGATCCCTCCATCTATGAATCAGGAGAGTTCAAAGGTAAACGGTGTCGCATATCTAAACGTGGCTCTAAATACCTCAGAACTTCCATTTTTACAGCTACACGTGTTGCGTGTGTAGGAAAAGGCAAGAACAATCAATTCCGTCAGAAATATCATAAGAAAAAACTTCAAGGCAAGCATCATAATTCTGCACTTTGTAATGTGTCCAAAAACATGATAAATACCATTTTCGCTATGCTTAACAGTAAAGAGGATTTTATATACATTACATAACTCACAATATAATTTAGGTATTCTTAGCAGTACCTTTATTTATGATGTTCTTTTTTATCTATTCAATATTTTCTTCTTTTATTTCATTTTTTACTTGACTTTTGTATAGCTGGCTCCATTTTATATCTACATAGTAATATTATATTTCTTAACCTTTGATAGCACCAGCCGCCAATCCACTTTCTACTTTTTCCTGGAATAATAGATATATGACGAAAGGTACAAAAACAGTAATGATGATTGCAGCCATCAATGGTCCATATTCTGAACCTCTCTCACCATTGAAATTGAGCAATCCTAGTGAAATAGGTTTTAGCTTGTTATTGTTGATAAATAGCAATGGGAAAAGAACATTATTCCAAGCACCTAAAAAGTTAAAAATTGAAACTGTAGAAATAGCTGGAACTGTCAATGGCAACATTACTCTTGAATATATCTGAAAATAACCTGCCCCATCGATGATTGCCGCTTCTTCTAGAGATGCATTGATACCTTTCATGAAAGATGTCAAGACAAATATACTGAAGGGCAATGAAAACGCAACATATAGAAGAATAAGGGCAAAAATATTATTCTTAAGATTAAATGATCCTATTATATATGCAACTGGAACAAGAATTGTATGCATTGGAATCATCATACCCAATAAGAAAAATATTCCTAGGAACTTATTCAATTTAAAATCAAATCTTGCTAATACATAAGCAACCATAGATGATACCACAATCAAAATCGCTACCGTGGATACAGATATGAGTATACTATTAACAAAATAAGTACCCATATTGGCTTCTTTCCATGCAGTAACATAATTACTAATTAAAAATTTCTCAGGCAATCCAAACGGATTATCAAAGATCTCTACATTCCCTTTCATTGATGATAATAATGTAAAGACCATAGGTCCAACAAAGACCAGAGCC
The window above is part of the Vallitalea guaymasensis genome. Proteins encoded here:
- a CDS encoding IS110 family RNA-guided transposase — its product is MLFIGIDVASKKHDVIIISEYGEILSESFTIENSSAGFKKLHTEISSHTELFDNVHIGLEETGIYSSNIRDFLHSAGFNVYMINPVLTHHSRMAYSLRNTKTDKLDCLAICRYIMHNFTHLKPYISTLYTTSELKSLSRLRLDKLHTLAKAKMEFTRLLQITFPEFIKHFKQHSQWAMNLFSSYPAPAKIARMHLDTLVSIIKIKGDRVSAAQLIKNLAKKTIGDTSITNSLLIESIIDDINHYNKQIAIIDKHLDALMADFDFITTIPGVGNVIGASIIGEIGDISRFNSPSQLLAFAGLDPSIYESGEFKGKRCRISKRGSKYLRTSIFTATRVACVGKGKNNQFRQKYHKKKLQGKHHNSALCNVSKNMINTIFAMLNSKEDFIYIT
- a CDS encoding carbohydrate ABC transporter permease codes for the protein MKKTKKKSNRTLKKMGVYIFLIVMALVFVGPMVFTLLSSMKGNVEIFDNPFGLPEKFLISNYVTAWKEANMGTYFVNSILISVSTVAILIVVSSMVAYVLARFDFKLNKFLGIFFLLGMMIPMHTILVPVAYIIGSFNLKNNIFALILLYVAFSLPFSIFVLTSFMKGINASLEEAAIIDGAGYFQIYSRVMLPLTVPAISTVSIFNFLGAWNNVLFPLLFINNNKLKPISLGLLNFNGERGSEYGPLMAAIIITVFVPFVIYLLFQEKVESGLAAGAIKG